In one window of Kosmotoga pacifica DNA:
- a CDS encoding ABC transporter ATP-binding protein: MLRIEELKKSYGHNTAVDGISFTVESGEVFALLGPNGAGKTTTLKCILGLRKIDGGSVKLDGTVAYLPEEKNLYPSYSIERLIAFTNDLTEGFDMSKAFSTVKEFGIGLQEKITNLSHGMLTLVYLALVFAQKADIYIMDEPTWGLDPLMRTHAMRIIKELAVSGKTILYTSHILSEVEKLADTVAIMNNGKILEMGRIEELKSRYAAVTVEKGKKVKGFLWRSTQTGDIYILRREKGLTDYEEAPFDAIFEAVVRGDAR; this comes from the coding sequence ATGTTGAGAATTGAGGAGCTGAAAAAGTCATATGGACACAATACTGCTGTTGACGGTATAAGTTTCACTGTTGAGAGTGGTGAGGTTTTTGCGCTGCTGGGTCCCAACGGTGCGGGGAAGACCACCACGCTAAAATGTATCCTCGGTCTGAGAAAAATAGATGGCGGGTCCGTGAAGCTCGATGGCACCGTCGCCTATTTGCCAGAAGAAAAGAATCTTTATCCCTCGTACAGTATTGAAAGGCTCATCGCATTCACCAACGACCTGACTGAAGGCTTTGATATGTCAAAAGCCTTTTCTACTGTAAAAGAATTCGGGATAGGACTTCAAGAGAAGATAACAAATCTTTCCCATGGTATGCTCACACTGGTGTATCTCGCCCTTGTCTTCGCTCAGAAGGCAGATATATACATCATGGACGAACCCACCTGGGGACTCGATCCCCTGATGCGTACCCATGCGATGAGGATAATAAAAGAACTCGCAGTGTCTGGTAAAACAATACTGTACACCAGTCATATACTATCTGAAGTAGAAAAGCTCGCGGACACCGTTGCAATAATGAATAACGGAAAGATACTAGAAATGGGACGGATTGAAGAACTCAAGAGCAGATACGCCGCTGTTACCGTGGAAAAAGGAAAGAAAGTGAAGGGCTTTCTTTGGAGAAGCACCCAAACCGGGGACATATATATTCTCCGGCGTGAAAAGGGTCTCACTGACTATGAAGAAGCTCCATTTGATGCGATATTTGAAGCCGTTGTCAGGGGTGATGCCAGATGA
- a CDS encoding MFS transporter produces MRKGSFFNIFNYLISLFSAAGYLLFSSINTIAADWGLSYSTIGKINFAGYIFYTLIALFLGSLGDRYGYKKILYPSMFAFSLVTISGLLVYSSHSVLFLYLFAILVYSYFGLFYPLVEGLLSRAEKLEGIEPSLTTTRFTLSWSSGNMLGMAFGPYLIQKTPSAVFLIVTAISLFGGTIVLRHYRSFGERLPFNVHKSLLQKPKAIDFPKINLYRKTYRLSLVLTAMLFSSVISLFPKLMAMSDISLENAGFLVVAGNVAVFLTFILMGKFRFWVGNPGISMVLIMLFPLSIPLYFLKTSVLTFFLVALFTGINYSIPYTFAIFYGLNSPNEDHGKQGGLHETMIGLSFGFGPLLSGYFLEFWPGLYGMGILAIILATVSVINQLAFLKRVKKYV; encoded by the coding sequence TTGAGAAAAGGTTCCTTTTTCAACATTTTCAACTATCTAATTTCGTTATTTTCAGCAGCCGGATACCTATTGTTTTCCTCGATAAACACAATAGCAGCTGATTGGGGACTTTCTTATTCAACGATCGGAAAAATCAACTTTGCCGGATACATTTTTTATACCCTAATTGCTCTCTTTCTAGGTTCCCTAGGTGATAGGTACGGTTATAAAAAAATTTTATATCCCAGCATGTTTGCTTTTTCATTAGTCACGATTAGTGGTTTACTTGTATATAGCAGTCATTCTGTTTTATTCCTATATCTCTTTGCTATATTGGTGTATTCGTATTTCGGTCTTTTCTACCCATTAGTAGAAGGACTGTTATCCAGGGCTGAAAAACTTGAAGGTATAGAACCTTCGTTAACGACTACTAGATTCACACTCTCATGGAGCTCAGGAAATATGCTAGGAATGGCTTTTGGCCCATATTTAATTCAGAAAACCCCTTCTGCCGTGTTTTTAATCGTCACCGCCATAAGTTTGTTCGGAGGAACCATTGTACTCAGGCATTATAGATCTTTTGGTGAGAGACTCCCATTCAATGTACACAAATCTTTGCTTCAGAAGCCAAAAGCAATTGATTTTCCCAAGATAAATCTTTATAGGAAGACGTACAGATTGTCTCTGGTGCTGACGGCAATGCTTTTCTCCTCTGTCATCAGCCTTTTCCCGAAGTTGATGGCTATGAGTGACATTTCTTTGGAGAATGCGGGTTTTCTAGTGGTTGCCGGTAATGTAGCGGTATTTCTCACATTTATTCTGATGGGGAAATTCAGGTTCTGGGTAGGTAATCCTGGAATATCTATGGTACTTATCATGTTATTCCCACTCTCAATTCCTCTATACTTTCTCAAGACCAGTGTGTTGACATTTTTTCTTGTCGCGCTATTTACAGGCATTAATTATTCAATTCCATATACATTCGCAATTTTTTATGGCTTAAATTCCCCAAATGAAGACCACGGTAAACAGGGAGGACTTCACGAGACTATGATAGGGCTTTCCTTTGGATTCGGTCCGCTCCTGAGCGGATATTTCCTCGAATTCTGGCCGGGGCTTTACGGTATGGGCATTCTTGCGATTATATTGGCTACAGTCAGTGTAATAAATCAACTAGCATTTCTTAAGAGAGTGAAAAAGTATGTATAA
- a CDS encoding ABC transporter permease, with protein MRKELYDMRIRALALFFLMLALFFAIAPFQDYAVGTLRSLEGSSGEFMGKYIDREYVEQLTNWSFYMYSQWFGKNFGQLVPIIAIVLAFPLFSRESENGTLEFLLVRQSRLRVFMNKSFTGLLALVSIIVILSFLPILYSFVTGKEFVNEYVPQFMIFALVGGLLWYSVTLIFSVVFNDQVKPILASLGALVLTTVLGLLRPLRYLNTYRYILGVDIFSGGDMDILYTVSLLLVSGFLLFISYEIFNHKEI; from the coding sequence ATGAGAAAAGAATTGTATGATATGAGAATACGAGCCCTGGCATTGTTTTTCCTCATGCTAGCCCTCTTTTTCGCTATTGCACCCTTTCAAGACTATGCTGTGGGGACTTTGAGAAGCCTTGAGGGAAGTTCAGGGGAGTTTATGGGAAAATACATAGATCGAGAATATGTCGAGCAACTTACTAACTGGAGTTTTTATATGTATTCACAATGGTTCGGTAAAAACTTTGGACAGCTTGTTCCGATAATCGCCATAGTACTGGCTTTTCCGCTCTTTTCCAGAGAGAGCGAAAACGGCACTCTGGAATTCTTGCTGGTGCGCCAGAGTAGACTTCGGGTCTTCATGAACAAGTCCTTTACGGGGTTATTAGCGCTAGTCTCCATCATTGTGATACTGTCCTTCTTACCGATACTGTACTCCTTTGTCACCGGAAAGGAGTTTGTCAATGAATATGTTCCCCAATTTATGATTTTCGCGCTGGTCGGCGGTTTGTTGTGGTACAGTGTCACACTGATATTTTCCGTCGTCTTCAACGACCAGGTTAAGCCCATACTGGCTTCGCTGGGTGCCCTGGTGCTGACGACGGTCTTAGGTCTATTGAGACCGTTGAGGTATCTAAATACTTATCGCTATATCTTGGGCGTGGATATTTTTTCAGGTGGGGACATGGATATTCTTTATACCGTTTCTTTGCTATTAGTATCAGGATTTCTGCTATTTATTAGCTATGAAATTTTCAACCATAAAGAGATATAA
- a CDS encoding lipid-binding SYLF domain-containing protein, producing the protein MKVKYLVTLFILSGVMAMGFYSPVDRFIDAKEVLKELLSMPENDAFKELLSKAQGIAFFPNVLKAGLVIGGQYGEGFVLRKKDGVWYGPLFLKLYKVSYGPQIGAQSIRLVLLIMNDTGFEGFTRDNITLGGSIGIAAGPVGRNLSADIDYTLQAILSYSISKGFFVGFTVEGSVIKIDYEANEVFYGNRSSAKELLETEVADSPELRSLLDIITNIE; encoded by the coding sequence ATGAAAGTAAAATACCTTGTGACACTATTTATATTATCAGGAGTGATGGCTATGGGCTTTTATTCGCCAGTGGATAGATTTATCGATGCAAAAGAGGTTCTGAAAGAACTTCTTTCAATGCCTGAAAATGACGCCTTTAAAGAGCTTCTTTCCAAAGCACAGGGAATCGCCTTCTTTCCGAATGTCCTGAAAGCAGGGCTCGTTATTGGGGGTCAGTATGGGGAAGGGTTTGTCCTGAGAAAGAAAGACGGAGTCTGGTACGGCCCCCTTTTTCTGAAACTATACAAGGTAAGCTATGGACCTCAAATAGGTGCCCAATCAATTAGATTGGTATTGTTGATTATGAACGATACAGGCTTTGAAGGTTTTACTAGGGACAATATTACCCTCGGCGGAAGCATCGGTATCGCAGCCGGACCTGTCGGCAGAAATCTCTCTGCGGATATTGATTATACACTTCAAGCGATACTCTCTTACTCAATATCGAAGGGATTCTTCGTGGGTTTTACAGTCGAAGGGTCAGTGATAAAAATAGACTACGAGGCAAATGAAGTGTTTTACGGGAATCGCTCTTCAGCAAAAGAGCTATTGGAAACAGAGGTAGCCGATTCACCAGAACTGAGGAGTCTTCTGGATATCATCACGAATATCGAATAA
- a CDS encoding DMT family transporter, with product MTVPILALALRILLLAFEKIVLKFMGDRTGALYRNLAASFLFFFIGALVLLPFAVTREISNWHFLIPCLLSALLYSFSSFAYVSSIATGEVSLVTPISSLNAAVILLFAAAFLGEKITGVKLLGIFLMLYGIFILKGMLTPLKSFRAIINDRPSQLMFVSVVLQSLGRVIDKSFASDNDPLIYATMLYFVVSFNFFLLLQLRKKGKQIVSSFREKPFPMLIGGAINGAAYLFLLIAIKSIELSLVEPLANLSIILAMFFAAVIFKEKLLEKLPGGLLVILGGWLLAMSV from the coding sequence ATGACAGTTCCCATATTGGCGTTAGCACTGAGGATTTTGCTTCTTGCCTTTGAAAAAATCGTTCTCAAGTTCATGGGGGACAGAACAGGGGCCCTTTATAGAAACCTCGCTGCTAGTTTTCTTTTTTTCTTTATCGGTGCTCTTGTGCTTCTGCCCTTTGCTGTGACCAGAGAAATATCTAACTGGCATTTCCTCATCCCGTGTCTTTTAAGCGCACTTCTGTACAGCTTCAGTTCATTTGCTTATGTTTCTTCGATAGCAACAGGAGAAGTTTCGCTGGTAACGCCTATCAGTAGCTTAAATGCCGCGGTGATCTTACTCTTCGCTGCGGCCTTTCTCGGAGAAAAGATCACAGGTGTTAAACTACTGGGGATATTTCTCATGTTGTACGGGATATTCATACTCAAAGGCATGCTGACACCGCTGAAATCGTTCAGGGCCATAATAAATGACAGGCCAAGTCAGCTCATGTTTGTTAGTGTAGTACTTCAGTCTTTGGGAAGAGTGATTGATAAGTCTTTCGCCAGTGACAACGATCCTTTGATATATGCCACGATGTTGTATTTTGTCGTCTCCTTCAATTTCTTTCTCTTGCTTCAGCTCAGGAAAAAAGGAAAACAGATCGTCTCATCTTTTCGTGAAAAGCCTTTCCCCATGTTAATTGGTGGAGCGATAAACGGTGCGGCGTATCTCTTTCTGCTGATCGCCATAAAGAGCATTGAACTGAGTCTTGTTGAGCCGCTGGCAAACCTGTCTATAATCCTCGCCATGTTTTTTGCCGCTGTCATCTTCAAGGAAAAACTCTTGGAAAAGCTTCCCGGTGGCCTTCTGGTCATTCTCGGTGGCTGGTTGCTCGCTATGAGTGTGTGA
- a CDS encoding heavy metal-binding domain-containing protein, with protein MIVVTTDNVPGYEISEVLGIVIGNTVRSKHIGRDIGAAFKTLAGGEIKGYTEMLTEARNIAIQRMVDEAEKMNADAIVAFRMGSSAVMSGAAEMVAYGTAVKLRKSE; from the coding sequence ATGATAGTGGTCACAACGGATAACGTTCCGGGTTATGAAATTTCAGAGGTTCTGGGCATAGTCATCGGGAACACGGTACGTTCCAAACACATTGGCAGAGACATCGGAGCGGCTTTCAAAACCCTTGCTGGTGGTGAGATAAAGGGATACACCGAGATGCTCACTGAGGCAAGGAACATTGCTATTCAGCGTATGGTTGATGAAGCAGAAAAGATGAATGCTGACGCTATAGTTGCTTTTAGAATGGGCAGCTCAGCGGTGATGTCCGGAGCCGCCGAGATGGTCGCTTATGGCACCGCGGTAAAACTCAGGAAGAGTGAGTAG
- a CDS encoding ABC transporter substrate-binding protein: MKKLLLIFIAVLALSVISMATVEIEFWHAMGGGHGAALNEIVNSFNEANPDIVVKPIYVGNYGALSQKLLASAESGNLPAISQAYGNWTAKLIPRGVVQELNSFINNPDYGFTPEQWNAIWTPFKKMITWGDTVYAVPFNKSTYVLYYNTDAFELYGLTPPETMEDLFFDAMMLTEDKDGDGEIDQFGMGFRTTIDHFVVFLRANGGKIIEIGPNGEINVTINSPEAREALQFMYDMVHTYKIAYSQGGYLDGPFGDGKIMMFIETIASKPYVDKSSKGKHGWAWAPVPMWKTQAPPFAGTDLIMFSTISEEQKLAAWKFMKFLLSPEIQAYWSVKTGYMPAVKTALETPQWKEYVNQHPDAVVPINQIDKGSVDPNIAEWYEVRTIIGQMVGDVLNNKRTIDEGLAWAEAELKKLIAGE; the protein is encoded by the coding sequence ATGAAAAAGCTTCTTTTGATCTTCATTGCTGTCCTCGCTCTTTCAGTCATCTCTATGGCAACCGTGGAAATCGAGTTTTGGCACGCCATGGGTGGTGGACATGGAGCGGCACTGAACGAGATCGTCAATTCTTTCAACGAAGCTAATCCGGACATTGTAGTTAAACCAATTTATGTTGGAAACTACGGAGCCCTTTCTCAAAAGCTCCTTGCGAGCGCAGAATCTGGTAATCTGCCTGCTATATCACAGGCTTATGGAAACTGGACCGCCAAGCTTATCCCACGTGGTGTTGTTCAGGAACTCAACAGCTTTATAAACAATCCTGATTATGGATTCACCCCTGAACAATGGAACGCTATCTGGACACCCTTCAAGAAGATGATCACCTGGGGAGATACAGTTTACGCCGTTCCTTTCAACAAGAGTACATATGTTTTGTACTACAATACCGACGCTTTCGAACTGTACGGTTTAACCCCACCTGAGACCATGGAAGATCTGTTCTTTGATGCCATGATGCTGACAGAAGACAAAGACGGTGATGGCGAAATCGATCAGTTCGGTATGGGTTTTAGAACCACGATAGACCACTTTGTTGTCTTCCTGAGAGCGAACGGTGGAAAGATAATCGAAATTGGACCCAATGGCGAGATCAACGTCACAATCAATTCTCCTGAAGCCCGTGAAGCTCTTCAGTTCATGTACGATATGGTGCATACATACAAGATTGCTTACTCACAGGGAGGATACTTAGATGGTCCCTTTGGTGATGGTAAGATCATGATGTTCATCGAAACCATTGCTAGCAAACCCTATGTCGATAAATCATCAAAGGGCAAACACGGTTGGGCCTGGGCTCCTGTACCGATGTGGAAGACACAGGCACCACCCTTTGCTGGAACAGACCTTATCATGTTCTCAACGATTTCTGAAGAACAAAAGCTGGCCGCGTGGAAGTTTATGAAGTTCCTACTCAGCCCCGAGATACAGGCTTACTGGTCCGTAAAGACCGGTTACATGCCAGCTGTAAAGACTGCCCTTGAAACACCGCAGTGGAAAGAATATGTGAACCAGCATCCTGATGCTGTGGTACCCATCAATCAGATTGATAAAGGTTCTGTTGATCCCAACATCGCTGAATGGTATGAAGTCAGAACAATTATTGGCCAGATGGTCGGAGACGTACTGAACAACAAGAGAACAATCGATGAAGGTCTTGCCTGGGCGGAGGCAGAACTCAAAAAGCTCATTGCTGGCGAATAA
- the coaE gene encoding dephospho-CoA kinase (Dephospho-CoA kinase (CoaE) performs the final step in coenzyme A biosynthesis.) — protein MVIGVTGRAGCGKSTLANALKERGLNVIELDKVGHEVLEEIKDELKRAFGANVILNNRVNRKYLGELVFKDPEKLKMLNALTHPLIKKKVVDIITKVRGHIVIDGAMLHQIGLKEYCDLTIFIDCSEEIALQRLIKRGIDEEKARKILFSQRAIEEYAKESDFLYINDREPQKLIESVIKILSACGVVL, from the coding sequence ATGGTTATCGGCGTTACTGGCAGGGCTGGTTGTGGCAAATCGACATTAGCCAACGCACTCAAAGAGCGAGGGTTAAACGTCATTGAGCTTGACAAGGTCGGACATGAGGTCCTTGAAGAGATAAAGGACGAGTTAAAGCGAGCTTTTGGGGCGAACGTGATCCTGAACAACCGTGTGAACAGGAAATATCTCGGTGAACTTGTATTCAAAGACCCTGAAAAGTTGAAAATGCTGAATGCCCTTACTCATCCCCTTATAAAGAAAAAGGTAGTTGACATCATAACAAAGGTGAGGGGACATATTGTGATTGATGGAGCCATGTTGCATCAGATTGGTCTGAAAGAATATTGTGACTTGACGATCTTCATAGACTGTTCGGAAGAAATTGCACTGCAACGACTTATTAAGCGGGGGATCGACGAAGAGAAAGCGAGGAAAATTCTCTTTTCTCAGAGAGCTATAGAGGAATACGCAAAAGAGAGCGATTTTCTGTATATCAATGATAGAGAGCCTCAAAAGCTCATAGAAAGCGTGATAAAGATTTTGTCAGCGTGTGGGGTGGTGTTATAA